The sequence below is a genomic window from Trichosurus vulpecula isolate mTriVul1 chromosome 5, mTriVul1.pri, whole genome shotgun sequence.
CTAGGGATGGCAGTGTAGCAGATGGATTTTAAGGGAGCAGCATGGTGTAATGGGGAGCGTTAGAATGGGCTCAGGGTTGGTCACTAATTAGCTGTAGGGCCTTGGACAGGTcatgatctctctgggccttggatATCTGATCTCTGGAATGAGGGTGTTATTAAAAAGCTTCTTAATGTAAAAACTTCTAAGATTTTAATCTGTAACCATCTGGGGGCATATAATTAGACTTGATTCATCAGGAGCAAATCTTGCTTTGGAGTTTGACATTTGGCAGTTACTCAGATTCGACTTGGGGATATTGCAGACATTATTGACAGTTTAATTGTAGCTCTGTTTAGATCTACTTCTCTATTAACTCTGCATGCTGAGAAACCCTTTTGTAGTGGAAACAGTTATTTGCTAAGAGGAAAACTGTTTCATGGAAGGTTTGAAAGGAAGAACTTTGCTCTAGTCTAAAAGAAGGTGCTATTCCCAGCAAGTCATGTATTTATAAGACctggagtgtgtgtgtttgtgaaagagagagagagaaggggggtggtggtggtgggagggaggaaaacagGAAGGCTTCTCATGTACTTTGCATTTCACTGGGAATCCCAAGAttatatagatttagaactgcaagGAACCTCTCACAGATCATCTATCTAGTTCAATCCTTTTGTTTTACCAATGGGGTAACTGCAGCCTAGAGGTTAAGTAAATTGACTACATAGTGACCAAAGTCACAGTAAGTTAGCAGATCTGGGATTTAAACCCACGTGTTATAACATGATGCAGCAGAAAGTatcttagatttggagtcaaaggacatgggttcaaacctTAGCTGTGACACTATGTAGGCAATTTACTCACCTCTGGGCTgcagttacctcatttgtaaagtgagaggacTGAACCAGGTGACCTCTGAGTCAGTACTTGGTGGGTGGTATGTTCAGTAActttcagttgtgtacaactcttggagaccccatttgggtttttcttggcaaagatactggagtggtttgccatttcctcctccagctcattttacaaatgaagaaattaaggcaatcagggttaagtgacttgcccagggtcacggagctgctaaatgtctaaggctggatttgaaagcaggtcttcctgactccaggcctggtactctatccattgcaccctgGCTGCCCTAGGTTCCTtggtaaatttatttaaattctctgagccttaggtgtatttttcttctgtaaaatgagatgtttggactagttgattttaaaagttcattacAACTCTGACCTTagatatcagtcagtcaacaagtatttactgttGCCTATGTGTCActatattaagtgctggggatataagaaTGAAATAACTCCTAGTCTCAttgaattcacattctaatgtgggagacaagtacatacagaaaatatatacagtatgGAAAGTTAAGTGTATACACAAAGTAATTATAAGGTAAATTTACAAAGTAAACACAAGTAgcttgggagagaggaaggatagAAGCTGTGGGGATCTGGAAAGTCTTTATGCAGGAGATGGTGCTTGACCTAGACCTTAGAGGAAGAGGAATCTAAGAGAGTACATTCTAGGTATAGAGGATGGCCAGTCCAAAATCACAGAGGCAAGAGACAGGATATTGTGAGTGAAGAAATAGAAAGGCTGTTTGGCTGAGCTAAAGTGAATGGGGCTCGGGGTGGAGATAAGGTCCAGTGAGGTTGCAAAGGTAGGGTGGTAGCAGTGTGTAGCATACACAGGAGTGATAAGAAACTTGAGGTGAAACCAATTATGAAGTTGTTGCCAATAATCTAAGGGAGATGTAGTAAAGGCCTGAATGAAGGTGGTAGGTGTAGTATGAATATGGAAAAAGGATTaaatgtgagaaatgttgtgaaagtagaaggtttggcaactgattggtatTTGGGTTGAGGGCGTGTGAGGAGTCAGGGATGGATAATGCTGAGACTATGAGTCTGAGACACTGGACAAATGGGAGAGGagctttgacagaaatagggaaatatggAAGAGGGGAGGTATTAAAGTTTCTGCCTCCTTTCCACTAGTGTAACTGATAGTTCACTACCATTACTGTACAAAGAAAAATGGCAGGTGCCAAAAGACTTGCACCAAGATCTCTTCTAAATATTAAATCATTAAACAAAATCACAACATCCTAAGATCATAAATGTAGAATCTAATGAAGCtagagaaaattttattttcaacctGGAGCTTAATGAGCTATAAATCTCAAATGACtgaatattttttacatttcttgTATACTAAATTTACTTTTTTACAAAAGTAGAGTTGAtgctccttttaaattttttttattgcaaATATAATTGCtattaacaaaaatgataaaacacATCTGCTAAATAAGGATTACATTACATAAAGCCTTTAGAATTTCACATTATAGaaccaaatgaattaacaacaaatattttttaaatgtttttgtccTGAGTCCTTTTTTAAGTCTATCTGAAGTTCTGCTACTTTTGGttcatctttccttcctactGGAATAACTAATTAACCAAAACACCCAAACTGTTCTCTACTCTGGTCAAATTAAAGTTTACAGTATCAAGCTCATTGCCAGACAGTTGGTAGATGACAAAATTTTTGTTCACAGCAACTATAGTCTCTTGAGATACATGGGGATTGTGATCTGCATCTATGGAGAGAATATCTGTATCAGTGGTATCAAAATCAAACCTGAAGGCAGCATACTGActcagaaaaacacaaattactaTTACCTAGGttgttgtatttttatgtattttgttggacattttccaattacattttaattaggtTTGGGCTATAGTCAGTTTTGTAGCTGGAGATGGAAACTTCTTGATCTATAGTAATGGAAGTATAGGATATtgatttttctagatttttttttgggggggcaattgtgactaataaaaaaagatttatctGTTCAGTAAAATTAGGCAATTACATacaactacttttttttttttaaatctttatcttccctttatcttcttttaaaaaaaatcactttattggtttaaaaactttttttagaacaccttcatttcccaatatattccttacTCCTTCCCAACCACGGAGTCATCCCTTATAgtattaaaaagaggaaaaaaaaacaaccagcaaAAGCAACCAGCACATCAATTTTGTCTGACAGCAAACAGAGTTTTGCAACCTGTCGTCccacacctctgcaaagaagtgaggGAAGTAaattttctcagttctttttaGGGTCAAACTTGCTTCTTATAAAACTCTGcagcattgttttgttttttgagggttttttagtcagtttttttcatttacatcataGCTTTTGTGTACATTTCTCCCCTTATTTTACTTCAttccacatcagttcatataaatactcacactgaacaGTAACAACTCATTATGTTCTATTTTGCTTCTAGGTCTTTGTTatatgaaatctttctttttctttgacctccttggcatATGCCAAACAGTatgatctctgggtcaaagagtatggatatTTTAGCCAACTTTTAGAGTATAATaataaattactttccaaaatgggtGGATCACTTCACAGCTCCATTAGCTCCACCAACATGGGCTATTCCCTATTTCTTGTCTTTGCCAATTTACTGGATATAAGGTAAAATGCTGTTTGATTCACATTTATCTCATTATTAGGGAAttggagcaatttttcatatggttaatGGTATGTATATAGTAGTGcctcatttgaaatatttttcatatctttgaccattgaTCCATTGATCTTATCCATTTGATAATTCACAACATATGTTGGCTATCGTATACTTATAAGAGCTATTTGACATAAACATCTTTTTCCTAATCaatgctttctcttttctgtaaatgaaattacctattttatcttAGTCATTTGTACACATTATTTAAGTATATTCCCTTTAACCATCGACTGTGAGGTATATTTGAtttcattatcttttatttactgAGTGTTCTTTCATATTCAAGTTTGTATATCCATTTTTGACCTTATTACGTTACATTATGTAAGCTGTTGGCCTAAAACTAATCCCAGCAGTCCTTGTCAAATAGGGAGTTGTTTCTCAagtaatttatagtctcagattTATTCAATATTGGGTTATTCAGTTagattatttctgattcttccttacaTAGTCTGTTTCATGGATCTACTACTGCTTTATAAGTTAAGGAGGTAATACCCttcatttctacctttccatttcttttgtattctacatcatttgttcttccaaatgaattttattatttgtcATTATTTGTTCAGAGTGTTTGTAATTTACCTTTAAGTCTGGGGAGTATCTAGTAGATTGACTCCCTGgtattttgtgcattttctaCATAGCTTGAACAGAACCTCTGTGTGCAAAATTCTTACTGgatttctattattttatgaCAGAATTATGAAATCTTGGGTTTctattttctaaatcttttcttaTGCTCACATACTTAGAAGTGGAAAGGACCCCTAATGTCACATAATTCAAACCCctccttttacaattgaggaaatttaggccctgagaggttaaggaagCTACCAAATATTATATAGGTACTAAGTAGCAGTAGATCCTAACTCAAGTCCTTCTATACCAAATCCCAAACTGCTTATATTGTATTGTTGTTTTCCATAGCCATTGCTTATCTTTTTTATTCTCCTAAGTGCTGTTTTTCTCCTGTATTTATCTGAGCAAAACTTATCCCAATGAATTTAAATTTGCTGCTGAGTTAGGAGCAAActcagcaaaatattttttatgcTCATCTAGTCTTTCTGTTGTTTGTATTTGTAGCTGATGTTGAAGGTAGCTTTTTCATCTGGAGTTTTTCAAGGCTACTTTTTGCTGtacaatttaaaagaaatatatgaaaCTACCTTTTTGTAGTATCTAGGACTGTGACATTTATTAAGAAGCAATGAAAATCACTAGGAATGGAAAAGAACCAATGGCAGACTATTAAGCCTATGATTCACATGACTACTTATGTTTGTGTAATATTCTACTCTTTAAGCAACTCTTATAATAATTATACAGTGTTTTACTATTtacaaatttctattttatatgaTCATAAGAACAGCATCATGACAATGTATGGATATATACAGAGAagcccaaaagtcttagtgaagttttgaGCTTGAATAGCTAAAAATTGCATTGAGAAATTTTGGGACAtccataatccccattttacctacgagaaaatttaaaacttctaTCTCAGTGTTCCCTTTATTATGCCACATTACTTTTCATCACCAACAACTAAGGCCTTCTTACTAGAGTAATGAAGCTTTTAATTCTACTGATAACATTATTTTAGTTCTGGCCTCTGGGTTTTATTTAATCTCTTAGTGACAGCACCTGACTTTGGGAAAATGAGTTGTCTGGGATAATTTTCTGTAGAACATAACTTTAAGTAATTATATTCCATGCAACTCTAAATAAGATACAGACATTGATCAACAAAGATTTGGATCAGTAGTAAGAATAATAAAGGGCCTGTTATGTGTTAGTGATGAAAATTATCTTCTGAAGGCAGGTATATACTCAAATCAAAACTCAGACAAATTTAGGAGTTGAACATCAAGGGCCCATAAACATTGCCAACAGCCATATGTCCAGGAAACACTTCTTTGTATCAaagacccctttggcaggctaGGCTGGTGAAGCCTGTGAACCCCCCTTCCCAcattatgtttttaaaagcataaaatacatagaaataaaatacaaagaaagccaattgtattgaaatacatttatcaaaatatttaaaaaacaaacacaagttcacagacaccagattaagaacctctattCTAAAAGGATTTCCAACATAGTTCTTAAAGAGGCTATGGGAATTGGGATTGGGGAGAAGTAACCAGGCTCACCTTCCCCCACCCAGTGCAGAGATGTACTCTGCTGCCTCTTATATACTGCTTTATGGTTCCTTAAATGGCATAAAAATCATGATTCTCTATAATAGGGTAGATGTCCTGCATCTTGTAGGCCTGCAACATGATTCTCTAACACATCAGACAGTTAAGGCAACTAACCCTGGCCTACAGCTCTGAGGTCCCACCCCCTTCCCTAGGCTGCACTACTGCTCATTGGGGTTGGGGTTGGCATCTGGGTATTTGGTAAGGTCAAATGTCAGTACCTTGCTGATAACACAGTCCCCTTGTTCAGGATAGACACCAATCAGACTCTCAGCCTTTGTATAAAATTCTTCCTTCAGTGAAATGACAATGGCTTGAAAGTTGCAAGTTGACTGTTCTTTTATGTAGTTGGCAACCTTGCCAATGTTGGTGTTATCTAATGCTGCATCAATCTCGTCTAGAACAAAGAAGGGGGCTGGTTTGTAGCTGTGGATGGCAAAGAGCAAAGCAAGGGCTGCTACAGTCTTTTCCCCACCAGACAGGTTGTCCATGGGCCGGAATCGCTTGCCAGGGGCTACACAGTTGTAGTTAATCCCATCCAAATATGGCTCCTCTGGGTTCTCTGGCCCTAAGAAAGCCTGAGCACTGCTGTTGCGGGACAGGGCTTTGTAGATCTCATCAATGTTGGTGGCCACAGACTCAAAGCAGGCATTGAAGCGGTCAAAGCGTTCCTTTTTAATCTGCTCGAAGGCATGTTTAGCTTTCTTGGCCCGCTTGCGAGCTGCCTCAAACTCATCTGATGTCTCCTGGAACTTGTCCCGCACACTCTCCAGTTTCTCCATGGCCTTCATGTTGGGAGCTGCAATGCGCTGTAGCACACTCTGCTGTTCAGTCAGCTTCTGCTGCAGTGTGTTCATTTCCtgcttaatttcctcttcagctTGAGCATCTTTTAGGTCCTCACAGAGGTCACTATAGTCAATTTCAATGAGGGCCTCACGGGCATAGATGTTGGATGTTCGTTGGGAGCCACTCCCAGACTCCTCTCCCTGGGAGCTCCCTTCTTCTTGGCTGATGTCATCCATGGTGCCCTTGGCCAGGGGCAGCTTGATGTCCTGCATCTTGCAAGCCTGCAACAGGTTGTGACGGTCACTTCGCTTCTGCTCTAACTTTGTCTCGATAGCAGTTACCTCTTTTTGCAGGTGGGTCATTTCTTTGTTGGCCCCACCCAACTTTTTACGGATCTCTTCCATCTCATGGTTCTTGTCATTCACCTCAGATTTCTTTGCCAGATGCTGGTTCTTGAGGTCCTGCAGCTGGGCCATAGTTTCATCAATTATCTTCATGTGTCTCTGTTCttcttttttgagcttttcaatttcattctCATCCTTCTTCACTGTTTGCTCCCACATGTGAACCTTGTCTTGGTCCTCTTTCAGCTGGTTCTTCTCAAAATCCAGCTGGATACCCAGGCGAGTCTTCTGGTTCTCAAACTCAAGCCGTTTCTTGGCTATTTCATTCTGccgcttcactttctcttcctcaaaTTCACGAATATTGCGAACTCCAATCTCTCGGCAGAACTCCTCAAACACCTCATCCTCTACCTGGTTCATCTTCTCCTTCAGGTCTTTCATCTCTCGTTCCCGGCCCTGAATGATCCGCTTGATGTCATTGATACGTGGCCCAAAGTTAGCCAGCTCACTCTCCAGCTTAGACTTTTCCTGCAGATTGAGTGCAAGGTGCCGGGTCTTTGTCTGTTCCAGGTCACTCTGGGAGTATTTGAGCCTCATCTGCAAGCCATGAGCCTGGGACTGCACCTGCCTCAGCTCAGCCTCCTTCCGCTTGGCCTTCATCTGTTCCTTCAGCTCCTCTGTCAGAcgttctttcttctccttcagttTGTCAACTGCTTTCTCATCCCAGCGGCGGGCCTTGGCTTTGAGGTCACTTGCCCCCCCAGAGATGACACCAGATTTCTGGAAAAGTGTCCCATCTAGTGCCACTGTCTTGTGTCTCTGGTGGCCACCAAAAGCAATGCGCCGGGCATCTTCAACATTGTCACACACTAGAGCATTGCCACAGGCATACTGGAGGGCCTTCTTGATGTGTGGTGGTTCATAGCGAATCACATCAATCACCAGTTTGGCCCCCTTCAGTTCCCGCAGCTTCTCATCTGTTGGTTTCACTTCTAAATAGTCAAGTGGTAAGAAGGTCTCAGGCTCCCCACGCTGCTCCTTGATGTACTGGATACAGTCCCGGCCAGTCTTCTCAGAGTCCACAATGATGGCATCCATATTTTTGCCCAGCACCTTAGTCACGGCAATCTGGTACTTCTTCTGTGTTGGCTGGCACAGATCAATGAGACGGCCATACACGGAACCAGGATAAAGGCGTTTGATGCTTTCCATTATCTCAGCCTTGCGTTGCTGCCGGCTGCTTTCCTGTCGGTCTATGCGGGCATCACCAAGCTGCTCCATCACCTGGTTCAGCTCTTTGTTGATTTCATCAATGCGCTGCTTAGCAAGCTTAACTTCCTCAGTTAGTTCCCCTTCTAGTTTTTTCTGTTCCTCTAGAGATTGCTTGCTGGTGGTGATGTATTCTTCCAGCTTCTCAATTCGTTTTTGATTCTCTTCAATTTCCCGAAGCTTTTGTTTGATCTTGGCCTCTGTCTCAACTTTCTTTCGCTCCTCTAAGTCCAACCGGTCCTGGTCAGCCTTCTGGTCTCGGTTGAACTTCTCTAGCTCCTGGGCCAGGGTGGCTGCTCTTTTGCTTGCCTCCTCCTTCAGCCTGTGATACTTTTTCACTTGGTTCTCCTCCAGGGTCAGGTCACGTCCCTGGCTCTGACTCTCTTCCTCCATGCGATCTTCAAACTCCTGCCTTGCCTTCTCCACGgacaccatttccttttctagctcatccATATCTCCCTTTCGCTTTTTGTACTGTTTCTGGGCATTCTGCAGAGACTTCTTGGCAGCTTCCAGCTTCTTAATTTTGTGTGAAGTATTCTCCTTGGCCTTGATGTACTGGGGCCGCTTCTGATTAAGCTCTGAGTCTTTCTCCTTTATCTCCTTTTCAATCTGCTGCTGCTCACGCATCATTTTGCCTAGCTCTTTCTTCTTGTCCTTTAGCTCTTCTTCCACTTTGTCCATGCGCTTCTTTTCCTTGTCAATCTCCTTGTTCTTAGAAGTGAGTTCCTTATTTAGTTTCTCAATCTCCATCTCGTTGTGATACAGCTTAAATAGCTGCAGCTGCACCTGCGCACGAACGACCTCATCTTTCAGCCTCTGGTAGCGGTCAGCCTCCTCTTTCTCTTGCTTCGCTTCTTTGCGCTCAGCTGCAATGTTCTTCTTCCGGTGGTAATTGAACTGGGTGTCTTCCTCAGCTTTTAccatctccttcttcctcttatcATATTCCTGGGCCAGTTCCCCTGAGCGGCTGATCTCCTCAAACAAGGCTGTGCGCTCCTTGGGGTTTTTCATAGCAATAGACTCCACAGCACCCTGGAACACCAGGAAGTTGCGAGCTTTGATGAGGATGCCCAGTTTCTCCAGCTCTTGGCTGTATTCAAGCAGCTGGACCACCTTGTTGTTGATTTTGTACTCTGAAGAGCCCCCCACAATAATGCGAGCAAAGGTGCGGTCCTCACCACTGTCCTCAGAATACACCATGCTGACCGCTGCACGATTGGCAGCTGGCTTGCCCACTGGAGCCCCGTGGATCAGATCCCTCAAAGTCTTAACACGCAAATTACTAGTCTTTTCGCCCAGCACGAAGCTGATAGCGTCCATAAGATTTGACTTCCCAGAGCCGTTAGGCCCGATAATGGCTGTGAACCTCTGAAAGGGCCCGATGATCTGCTTACCCTTGTATGACTTGAAATTCTCGATTTCGATCAGTTTTAGAAAACCCATGGCGATGCGATGCGAAGCAATGCGGAGCTGCAGCACGGGAGAGCGCGGGGGCGGGGGTAGGCAAGAGCGCGACCAAGCAGGTCCCGGAGCAAACGCGAACAGCCGATTCCGGGCGCGAGTCAAGTCTCGCGAGACGAGCCGTGCGCGGGGTCGTGCGCGCTTCTGCGCATACGTGGGCGCGCGCTTGTAGGAAGACGGGCGGGACCCCGATTAAACCCCCAGATTCCAGTACTCGCCTGCTTCCTGTGTGCACCGACGAGCAGGGTGAAGCCagttctctctgtatctcttgcTCAGTCGGCCTGGGGCGCTTGTGTGCTCGTAATTCCGGGAAGGGCCGAGGGAGACGACCCCGCCCGTTCCCAGTGTCCTCAGGACTTGCCCGCCTTCTGCGCCTGCGCAAATGAGCTGGGTGACGCGGAAGTCGTCATCCAGCTCTCTAGCTCCCGCTTTGTGTGCATGGTGCGCATGTGTAGACTGGCGGGGCAGCgaggggaaaggggtggggaggctGGAGCGGTTCTTCCCCCTTCCTATCCTCAGCCCAacccctgccttctcttcccgCCAGTCTGTCAGTCTCTCgagcttcctcttcctctctccgcCCCCTCCagcttcttcccatctctccccgtTAGACAGTCTCTGTGtctgtttttgtctgtctgtgtttctttctcgGTCTCTTTCGCGCGCGcgcctctttctcctccctctcttttcccctccagaGAGGCAGACCGTCTCTTTCGCGCGcgcattctcttccctccctcctcccctctcccggTAGCTTTTCTCAGCCAGCCAGAGACCatttttctctacctcctctctgtctctgtttttatgtctgtgtgtatgagCTTcgtttccctcccttcccccgcttccccgaccccccccccccctccgccccagcttctccttttcttccgtgtaaggagcaggggtgggggcggggattGGAAAGATTTCACTGACTGTGAGGCATTCTGT
It includes:
- the SMC1A gene encoding structural maintenance of chromosomes protein 1A, with the translated sequence MGFLKLIEIENFKSYKGKQIIGPFQRFTAIIGPNGSGKSNLMDAISFVLGEKTSNLRVKTLRDLIHGAPVGKPAANRAAVSMVYSEDSGEDRTFARIIVGGSSEYKINNKVVQLLEYSQELEKLGILIKARNFLVFQGAVESIAMKNPKERTALFEEISRSGELAQEYDKRKKEMVKAEEDTQFNYHRKKNIAAERKEAKQEKEEADRYQRLKDEVVRAQVQLQLFKLYHNEMEIEKLNKELTSKNKEIDKEKKRMDKVEEELKDKKKELGKMMREQQQIEKEIKEKDSELNQKRPQYIKAKENTSHKIKKLEAAKKSLQNAQKQYKKRKGDMDELEKEMVSVEKARQEFEDRMEEESQSQGRDLTLEENQVKKYHRLKEEASKRAATLAQELEKFNRDQKADQDRLDLEERKKVETEAKIKQKLREIEENQKRIEKLEEYITTSKQSLEEQKKLEGELTEEVKLAKQRIDEINKELNQVMEQLGDARIDRQESSRQQRKAEIMESIKRLYPGSVYGRLIDLCQPTQKKYQIAVTKVLGKNMDAIIVDSEKTGRDCIQYIKEQRGEPETFLPLDYLEVKPTDEKLRELKGAKLVIDVIRYEPPHIKKALQYACGNALVCDNVEDARRIAFGGHQRHKTVALDGTLFQKSGVISGGASDLKAKARRWDEKAVDKLKEKKERLTEELKEQMKAKRKEAELRQVQSQAHGLQMRLKYSQSDLEQTKTRHLALNLQEKSKLESELANFGPRINDIKRIIQGREREMKDLKEKMNQVEDEVFEEFCREIGVRNIREFEEEKVKRQNEIAKKRLEFENQKTRLGIQLDFEKNQLKEDQDKVHMWEQTVKKDENEIEKLKKEEQRHMKIIDETMAQLQDLKNQHLAKKSEVNDKNHEMEEIRKKLGGANKEMTHLQKEVTAIETKLEQKRSDRHNLLQACKMQDIKLPLAKGTMDDISQEEGSSQGEESGSGSQRTSNIYAREALIEIDYSDLCEDLKDAQAEEEIKQEMNTLQQKLTEQQSVLQRIAAPNMKAMEKLESVRDKFQETSDEFEAARKRAKKAKHAFEQIKKERFDRFNACFESVATNIDEIYKALSRNSSAQAFLGPENPEEPYLDGINYNCVAPGKRFRPMDNLSGGEKTVAALALLFAIHSYKPAPFFVLDEIDAALDNTNIGKVANYIKEQSTCNFQAIVISLKEEFYTKAESLIGVYPEQGDCVISKVLTFDLTKYPDANPNPNEQ